From the genome of Gracilinanus agilis isolate LMUSP501 chromosome 2, AgileGrace, whole genome shotgun sequence, one region includes:
- the FNDC11 gene encoding fibronectin type III domain-containing protein 11 yields the protein MPRGNHSNRLFSLASPGSLGRLTTLQPCGSALLPRLRQVPRVPSLQSPEKMSFGAMDLGLNRMKLGSPQSLQSLEEEQQPESEAWRTYTDRRNILREFLTSDLSPHLLKRHHARMELLKKCSYYIEILPKHLALGDQNPLMLPSTMFQLIDPWKFQRMKKVGTAQTKIQLLLLSDLLEQLDRGRAKLVALLESHDTLPFLSCWDTVEQRLADLSAVMDNFLAMMVPGRLHIKHRLVSDIGATKIPHIRLMLSTKMPVMFDRKESVAHHDWASLRWFVTIQPAVPEQFELRFKLLEPRSQQERVQCGVIPVATCTFDIRNLLPSRTYKFTVKRAESYTLVYEPWRDSLTLKTKPAPPEGAHTPESRASLACP from the exons ATGCCCCGGGGTAACCATAGCAACCGCCTCTTTTCTCTGGCGAGTCCTGGGAGCCTGGGGCGTCTGACCACACTCCAGCCCTGTGGCTCCGCTCTGCTTCCGAGGCTGCGGCAAGTCCCTAGGG TTCCCTCCTTGCAGAGCCCTGAAAAGATGAGCTTTGGGGCAATGGACCTGGGCCTAAACAGGATGAAACTGGGCAGCCCACAGAGCCTCCAGTCCCTAGAGGAGGAGCAGCAGCCAGAGTCTGAGGCCTGGAGGACATACACAGATCGGAGGAACATTCTCCGAGAGTTCCTGACCTCGGACCTGAGCCCCCACCTCCTGAAACGCCACCATGCCCGCATGGAGCTGCTAAAGAAGTGCTCCTACTACATCGAGATCCTCCCAAAGCACTTGGCCCTAGGTGACCAGAACCCCCTGATGCTGCCCAGCACCATGTTCCAGCTTATTGACCCCTGGAAATTCCAGCGCATGAAGAAAGTGGGTACAGCCCAGACCAAGATCCAGCTGCTTCTACTCAGTGACCTACTGGAACAGCTGGACAGAGGGCGGGCCAAACTGGTGGCCCTCTTGGAGTCACATGACACGCTCCCCTTCCTGTCTTGCTGGGACACAGTGGAGCAGCGGCTGGCAGACTTGTCAGCAGTGATGGACAACTTCCTAGCCATGATGGTGCCAGGCCGTCTGCACATCAAGCATCGTCTGGTGTCAGACATTGGTGCCACCAAGATCCCTCACATACGGCTGATGCTGAGCACCAAGATGCCAGTGATGTTTGATCGAAAGGAATCAGTGGCACACCATGATTGGGCAAGCCTTCGCTGGTTTGTGACAATCCAGCCAGCTGTGCCCGAGCAATTTGAGCTCCGCTTCAAGCTGCTGGAGCCCCGAAGTCAGCAGGAGCGGGTGCAATGCGGTGTCATCCCAGTGGCCACCTGTACATTTGACATCCGAAACCTGCTGCCCAGCCGCACCTACAAGTTCACAGTCAAGAGGGCTGAGAGCTACACACTTGTGTATGAGCCGTGGAGGGACAGCCTCACCTTGAAAACCAAGCCAGCACCCCCAGAGGGGGCTCACACCCCAGAGAGCAGAGCCAGTCTGGCCTGCCCCTGA
- the LOC123235115 gene encoding inositol monophosphatase 3-like has protein sequence MAALGRRLLRPALALLLLLLAACGLLVLPTLLGEAGGDQRLDVRELLALSVAAAEAGGRRVRAVHEAGPDLQQRTKGQTQEGAAELLTAGDLQSHRRMASLWASTFPGVRVISEEHDEAALDLSEPWDGKIPLEIQKLVPSGQTVSKDSVTVWIDPLDATQEYTEGLLSYVTTMVCVAVDGKPVIGVIHKPFSGFTAWALVGQGTNVSARESYDERSPQLIVSRSHAGTVRTFSQKAFGTSVNIIPAGGAGYKVLSLLNLNKAEQPDQADAYLHITFIKKWDICAGNAVLSALGGHMTTLDGKDIDYRDSPGNKEGLIASVGLDHLELVKKVSGLGRAR, from the exons ATGGCTGCTCTGGGTCGGCGCCTCCTTCGCCCGGCCCTGgcgttgctgctgctgctgctggcggCTTGTGGCTTACTGGTGCTTCCGACGTTGCTTGGCGAGGCTGGCGGAGACCAGCGGCTGGACGTGCGGGAGCTCCTGGCGCTGTCAGTGGCAGCGGCCGAGGCCGGTGGCCGGAGGGTGCGAGCTGTCCACGAAGCTGGACCAGATCTGCAGCAGAGAACCAAGGGCCAAACCCAGGAGGGTGCCGCGGAACTACTCACGGCGGGAGACCTGCAGTCGCACCGTCGCATGGCCAGCCTGTGGGCCAGTACCTTCCCCGGCGTCCGG GTGATTTCTGAGGAGCATGATGAAGCTGCCTTGGACCTTTCAGAGCCTTGGGATGGAAAGATCCCCCTGGAAATCCAGAAACTGGTCCCAAGTGGCCAGACAGTGTCTAAGGACAGTGTGACGGTCTGGATCGATCCTTTGGATGCTACCCAAGAGTACACAG AGGGTCTCTTGTCTTATGTAACCACAATGGTGTGTGTGGCAGTTGATGGAAAGCCAGTCATTGGAGTAATCcataagcccttttcagggttcaCAG CTTGGGCACTGGTTGGTCAGGGGACAAATGTGAGTGCCCGGGAGTCATATGATGAGAGGAGTCCCCAACTCATTGTTTCCCGATCCCATGCTGGCACTGTGCGCACTTTTAGCCAGAAAGCTTTTGGAACCAGTGTGAACATCATCCCTGCTGGGGGAGCAG GGTATAAGGTACTATCCCTCTTGAACCTGAACAAAGCTGAACAGCCAGATCAAGCTGATGCCTATCTCCATATCACCTTCATCAAGAAGTGGGACATCTGTGCGGGGAATGCAGTGCTCTCAGCCCTAGGGGGCCACATGACCACCCTGGATGGGAAGGACATTGATTATCGGGACTCCCCTGGGAACAAAGAAGGACTGATTGCCAGTGTGGGTCTGGACCACTTGGAACTGGTGAAGAAAGTTAGTGGGTTGGGGAGGGCCAGATGA